GCTGTGCTCTGAATCCCAGTTGCACAGTAGAAAACAAAAGCATCACAGCTAGCAGAAAAGATGCTACTTTTGCAGTTACAGTTCATCAGATCTTTACCAGAAGGCTATTTCAGTTGCAAATGCTCAGTTGGTTGTCTCTCACCACCATACTTCAAGGTCAGCCATTGCTAGCGTATTGCATTTTGTTAATATTGGTTCAGCAAACACATTCCATGAGGAGGGGGGACTTGAACTGTGGAGTCTTTGGGATTTTTAATACCTTAAAAGCACACAACTAGCCACTGAGACAGCAGGaggagcaacaacaaaaataaatgccCTCCAGATATCCATCTCATTAGCTAGTGCAGAAAACATGCCAGCTTGCTCAAACTAAGCAAGGAACATATTTTAAGAACTGGCAACTTATCCAAGTCAGAAAGGATCATCACAGCTCAATATTCTTCTGTACAAGGTCAGCTGTGTAAGCAAGACTTGCATTTATTATGATCCCAACACATTAAGCTTTTTggattttttatattaaaaacatGTCTGAAAAGACTCAAAGGGCACAGAGCTGTTTCCTATTTGCCACCACAAGAGTTAACTCAATGTAATGCTCTGTGCAAATGACAGAAAATAGAATCAACCCTAGTCCAAATTAAGAAAGTGAAATACTGTCATAAAGCTAAACCATAGCAACCTAACCACATCCTTACAGTGTAGTGTAGAGAGGCAGGCAGCTTATAGCCCTTGCCTCTTAGTCTGCGGTTCACAGCCGTGGTCCTGTGAGAGCCTCACTGGAACCATTACCAGGACGGATCACTGTGGGGCTCGTCACCTGCTTCAAGGAGATACTGGGGCCTACTGAGTTGTAGATTTATGTGGTGTGAGTTTACtccattttgtaagctgccttgagcctctagggcaggggtggggaacatcaggcccgggggccgtataaggcctgcagaatcatttggtctggcccttcatgggtcctggcagatctctagctcagaaggatgctgccctgcctgaatctcttgggcccagctgggaacagcagagctcaaaagcgagtcactctgTGTGACAGACACTCTGAGCcatctccagtcgtgcctcttggctaaatgtttgaccaaatatagcaggctaatttttaagttgataattttgtatggcccgtgaatgctgttataaatatgcagatggcccttggcagaaaaaaggtcccccacccctgctctagggtgaGCTAAAAGGAGGGTAAAATTCAAATAAAAAGCTAAATACTGTATTTCATATACGATATAAAATGTACTTGATTTCTGGTAGTCTTGGGGAAGACCAAGGAGCTATGCAGAACACTGAAGTCATATCCTCTGGAAATGAGACTTTTGAGAGCATATAGCAGATGCTAGATGAACTCAAGCCTAACTTGGTAGTCCGAAGAGCTAGCaacttgttttgtgtgtgtgctaagtgccatcaagtcgcttccgactcatggcgaccctatgaatgaaagtcctccaaaatgtcctatctttgacagccttgctcagatcttgcaaattgagggatgtggcttcctttattgagtcagtccatctcttgttgggtcttcctcttttcctgctgccctcaacttttcctagcatgactgtgttttccagtgactcttgtcgtctcatgatgtgaccaaaatacgacagcctcagtttagtcattttagcttgtttTAACAAAGGGGAAAATAGAAACAtctatattcagaattctgcaacCAGTTCTGTTTGTGCAAATATGCTAAGCTATCACATTTAACTCAAttgttcaccaccaccaccccatcttcACAACCTTAAGGGCTAACATGGTCTTCAATAATCTAATCCAGCTTTGTCATCTGTTCACAGATATGAGTTTAGCCACAGCAGAGGTAACACGGGGAAATCCCAGGAATGCCTCCATTAGGTCTTCCAGACTTGGTGCATATAGCAGCACTTACTGCAGAATACCGCACATTGCAAAAGCAGGGCTTGCCCCCAACCATGGTATTCTTTCCACCTGCTAGATCTGGAAGGTTCAGAACAAGGGGACATCAAACCATACCACTGAGAACAGAATTCTTCATCAAGAGAAACAGCCTCCCAGCAAAATGTATGTAAAAGCATACATGTACGAGTCCTTTGCTAATGATTCTGGCTCCCTTCCTTGGAGTTTAAATTTCCCCCTTACAACACACTTGACctcctaggaccgtgttggcgaacctatggcacgggtgccacttccggcacgcgtagccctttctgccggcacgcacggttcctccaagccgctggcctttccggctctgccccaccccggatgggggaggctgtagcccaggggtggggaacctccgacatcattggcggtggcccccggactctcccacagaagctgccgccattgctgccgctggagcgtgcgcggccagccaggcgggtgggagagcggggaacagaagccgagcgcccacactcggcatggctggcggcttctccggcgccctctgggcctgtgcgggcggaggggcatggctggtcggtgggtgcgaaggaggcaccctctgccccaccctgctcgcctctcacaagcctgccgccgcgccccaccgagtggcaaatccaaggcaaaacctcccatgcataaatggcctctctttttctgtctccctctgtccttttctttctctcccttgctccatttctttctccctttctctctctttttctttctttctttctctccctcccttccttccctttccccctcccttcccttctttccttccttccttctttccctccagcggcttctccagcaccctctgggtctgtgcgggcggaggggcatgcagtcctattccacctttgaagtgcccacaagctatcctccaaacacctttccatttgtcttgatatgtagagagaaaacactaaggaactagttgccaatctccaggtactagctggagatctgctattacaggtgatctccaaccaatagagatcagttcccctggaaaaaattgccactttggcaattggactctatggcactgaagtccttccccaaaccctgccctccttaggtgccaccccaaaaacctcccactcatggcgaagaggaacttggcaaccctagcctctccctctgggccccctctgggggtggtattcaggttaaattgccgcattggcactcggcaataaataagtgggtttttggttgcagtttgggcactcggtctctaaaaggttcgccatcactgtcctaggacCATTAGCAAAGGACTTGTATCCTACTTTTATACTGGTGTGCCATCTACTGGCAAAACTGTGCACTACATACCATATAGTTTTCAAGTTCATTTTAACACTATGTTTTAGTATTCCATTATGGAATCAGCAAACAGACAAGACATCCTGCAGTGAGCATGTTTTGTACCCAGCTTTTTTCATTTGCCGAGTTCCCTTCCAAACGTTTAACCAAAAATAGCCACTAAAGGCACTGGATAACTGGCTTTGTGCCAGTCATTACCTCAGTTCTAGTTTTCCATCAATAAAATGACTTTGTGACCTTTGTAACATAGTTCTCACAAACACTAATGCCGTACCTGAGACAAGCTCTAAAACAAACCATCACAAGTATTAATACCATATTGACTTTAAAACTAGACATTTTAACTCCAaaacccagtgtgtgtgtgtcatcctCAATTTAAATATATGACAGATGCTGCTGTGGGTTGGGGGCCTATCATACCCAGGTGACTGGGAGGGACTTCCCCCACCTATTGGGTCGTTGACTCAGCTTGTGGGGCCAGCCTACATCTCCCTGCTGCAGTgtttgtgtgggtggggagggcctCCCTTGCCAGCCAGGGTCTCAAGGGCTGGACAGCTTCTGAGAACCAGCAGGCAACACAGAGCTCGCTGGTTCTGCACCTGCTGGCTCACCCAGAATATGCGCAGGCAGCATAAGCGCCTCCATTGCCCATGGAGCAGTTCCCAGACTGGAAGGATGGTGGTTCACCTTAAATTCAGGGTCATGTTTTTGGATTTAAccttgtatggggggggggtcacattcAGGTAAATCCCACAAATGGTAAGGCTGTGGCAAAATTCTCTCTGCCCTGTTGAGTAGCTTACAGAATTAACTGGCTACCTTATTAATTGAAATTGATTTCCTCCGGTGTTTGGTTTGATCAGGCAAGAAGCAATGAGCTCTGTAGTAATATCATTTAGTGATGTTGCGCAACACGCTGTTCCTTCCAAGACCCAGGTCTTCAAGCTACATTTTTCAGCAAGAACAAGGGCAAGACAGGGCATGGAGGGCACGGCCAGCAGAATGAGGAAAGAACAGCCCCAAGGACAGAGAAGTGTGCCAACAACCACTGCGAGGTTCATCTGTCCCCTAGACAAATGAAAGCCATTGCAATCCACTGCCAATCACAGCCTTATTTGCATTCAGTATGCAATACTTGCACAGCTGCAGTCTGCGATGTCACCTTACTCCTCGTTATATTTCGATGCCCGTCTCTTATATTACAAAAGTAACACTGGAGTTTAGCAGCCGAACCAATACTTCACTATGAGGCTTCACATAGTTGAATGACTGAAGGATACAATCAGTGAAACTGACAATTATTTATTATACACAAGACACACCAACAGCAGCAGATTTCTACTGAGGCGGCTGACCACGTCCACGCCCAAATCCACCTCTCTGCAAAGTGAAAAAGAAATAGATACAAGTTATAAGCACATCCATAACTACTAATCAAACTCTGTTGACATGCCTCCTTGGTGCCTGTATAGCCCTTGACTCAGAAGACAATAGTAAAGGTGCCTACACTGTAAAATGGGTAGAATGAGGGATTTAACGTTGCAAATACTGGAATTTACAGAAACACAAAGGGACTACTACAGAACTGCTTTAGCAAGCAAGGTTTGAGAACGCAGGAGAAAAGCAGCATGGTACAGCTCCAGCATCTGAAAGTTCAGCCTCTAACCAAGGTACAACTTCCAGTGAGCAAGGGTCTTTAAGCACGGGACTGCTCAAACTGGAACTGTAGAGGAATGTATTTCAAAGAATTAAATGCATCCCATGTAAAAGCGTTTTCAGCATTGAACTTGCAGGAGAAGACATTCTGTATAGGGATTGATTTGTCCTCAAACAACAAAAATCTAAGGTCAGGAAATAACCTTAACAAGGTACATTGCGACAATGCAGAGAAAACAGCACAATGCGCAAACAGCAATGGAAATTatttatacacatatacataagtTCAGTATGCGTATTCTGCCTTTCTTGCTTCAAAAATGGATAAATAGTACAGGAATCCAGTACTGTCACTTTACCCAGCACAAAAACCTAGCACATCAATTGTCCTCTGTGCTCAGTGTTAAGGTGTATTTGTGAGAACATTTCCATCTGTGCTGGTGATTCTCATCCAAGCTTTAAAACTGGCTGGATGCATCCTTTCATGGGCACCTGGGACCACCAATGGTTCTATGTGCCCAGTCACCCACAAGTACACTCTCACTGTAGTCTGCACTGCCCAGTCATGGTTGACTTCTACTTTTATTCTGAGTGCATACTAAATTGGGTAAGATAATTactttaggagccccatggcgcagagcggtaagctgcagtactgcagtcccaagctctgctcacaacctgagttcgatcccaacggaagttggtttcaggtagccggctcaaggttgactcagccttccatccttccgaggtcggtaaaatgagtacccagcttgctaggggtaaagggaagatgactggggaaggcactggcaaaccaccccttaaacaaaagtctgcctcgtaaacatcggggtgtgacatcaccccacgggtcaggaatgaccaggtgcttgcacaggggacctttaccttttttaatccaCACAGTATCAACAGAATTGTGgaatacacacacacttgcccTTATACTAGTTGGGCCAGATGGAAAACGTCAGGAATAGACAAAAGAGCACAATCTTTTTTACAAGACTAAATATTCCACACGACAGTACTTACAAACTGGAATTCAGTAGCTGCCCCAGCACCAGCTTCAGCTTTCTTGTCAGCACCAACTGGAAAGAGAAAATATTATTTAGAATGAGCTTGTCCGTATCACACTGTGCTCAAAGAGCTGAAAGCTTTTCATCATTTTATCTGATTACAAAAGGCCAGTCGAGACTCATGGACCCATTTTTCCACCCTCTGTCATCTGAAAACATAAAGCCCGATGGTAACAATACAGGGAAGACACTGAGAATGGTCATTCTATTATTTTGGCCATGATTTCAGCACTTACGAGGAGCAGCACTGCGTCTGTATGTGTCCCGGTCAGCTTCGCCACGGGTAAGGCGAGCAGGACGTTCACCCTCCAATCCTGAAATAAGAAAGGCAGTTAAAATATCTTATAAGGGATCTGCAACAGTACAGTAAAATACACAATTAATCCGGGAGCTCCTGCTAAAAATGACTATAACACTAAATTATTATTCAAAGTTTCCTAAAGTATTTACAACACACACAGTACTTTTTAAAGTTGGACAACTGAACCGTGCCAGAATGAAATTGCTTCACAATGTCATGGCTTAGttaaatgattaagggactagagcaactgccctatgagaagtggttaaaacacttagggttgtttagcttggaaagaaggcggttgaggggagacatgatagaggtctataaaattatgcatggtttggagagagtggacagggagaagtttttctccctctcccataatactagaatgcggggtcatctgctgaagcttcagggtgagattcaaaaccgataaaaggaagtattttttcacacaacgcatagttaaattgtggaactccctgccccaggatgtggtgatggctgccaacttggaaggatttaagagggagtggacacattcatggaggaaaggggtattcatggctactagttaaaatggatactggtcatgatgcatacctattctctccaggatcacatgcctattatcttgggtgctgtggaacacaggcaggagggtgctgctgcagtcgtcttgtttgggggcttcctagaggcacctgattggctactgtgtgagcagactgctggacctgatgggccttggtctgatccagcagggcttttcttatgttcttatttgcttaaatcagcataggaagccaaaaaACAATCCACAAAGTGTCCTGTACAAACAGTActtaaaataatttctttaaGTTGCAGGCTAAACACACTGCTGTGCAATGAAATAGACATATGAATTCTCTATTTCATAGCGCCGCAGTGTGTTTAGCCTGCAACTTAAAGAAATTGTTTGAAGTACTATTTGTACAGGACACTTTgtggattgttttttttttttttttttgcttcctatgTTGATTTAAGCAAATTGTATTTTTTGAGCATAgaggtgttttttcttttttgaatggcTTAGTTAAAGCAACTGTAAACCACTACACTGTCAGATATAAGCCCTTTGATCTGTAGCGTCCACAACTGCCCTTCTTCACAGCTAGCAGAATACACATGCTTGCCACACAATGTACAGTATGTTGCCTGTACACTAGCCTTGTTCTTAAACAGCACTTGTCCACAATGTATCTCCATGTTGCCTACTCTGTTCACTACACTACCTTGTGAACTACCCTTTCCCACTTGAACCCAGCCCTTTAAACGCCAGGACAGGCCCATGCTACTTGAGAAATGCAGGGCATGATGGTGCTGCATACATACATGCTCCTGTCATGGAGAACCAGTGCGCTGTAGTGATTAGAGCACTGAGGAACtgaatctgggtcttcccaaGCTTAGTCCATGTACCATGAAATTCACAGGGTGACTCTGCAACAATCAGCAGAGTTGTAAGAATAAAACGGGCAGGGGGAGATAAGAACCAaatataccaccctgagctccttggaggagagaGGTTAAGACAGTTAAATAACTATGACTGTACAGAACTGTGGGCATATTGGCTACCCATTACTTAAATGGAAGACTAAACAGGAGAATATTGTATTCTGTAATTAACCATAAGAATTAAATTAATGGTACAATGAACCAATGATGCAACATttactcttttaaaaagccatatcAGAATGGCCAAAATCCACTATCAGGCAGACACAAAAACCTCTATGAAAGCCATGTTACATGGTGGTGAATTCAAGAAATGTTACAAGGTGACTCTAAACAAAACATGCCTCTCCTTTAAAAACCACTACTAACcttttagacagattcatggaggataggtggCTACTATCCATTTTCAGTGGCAGTAAACATCTAAATACCAGTGTtaaaaggcaacatcagggaaaggccttggcctctatgtacAGCTTGTTGGCCCTTCAACACAACTGGTGAAacaagatgttggactagatggacaaccCTGCTGAATCACAACTATACCCCCAAGACAAATATTGTGGATACAATGAATAGTACTGGAAGCCAAGCTTACCACCTGGAAACGGGGAGAGTAAAGTTCTCCTTGATAAAACAGAGAAATACTACAAGCATCACATCACCCTAATTGATCTGAGCATTATATGGGATCTGAGGAACAATCACTATCCTTACTCTGTGGTCCCAAATCCGTGCCAGCATCATACCCTGCAATGGGGTCCAATTTGCATGACAAGTTGGCACATACAAAAGACAGCTACGTGGAATGTCACCACCAAAGAAGAAGCTTCCATGTGCCAATTGCCACCAAAACCTGCttcctctaaagcaggggtgtcaaacataaggcccaggggccggattcagccccttgagaactcttatgaGGTCTGCAAACCAGATGAGGCAGCCAAGGAAGCCAacccccccagtcccgaggtaTCAATGTTCAAaggctgttaaataaaagaaactaCTGTAAGAGCGTTATTGTGTTAAGCAAGTTTTTAAAgtaaaacaatatcattaattggctttgcttgtgtcttctataaggtttgtatctctggtacctggaattaaatgttatggtacacatggcccagcccgatgacttgacatttatatcatatctggccctcataacaaattagtTCGACATCCTTGCTCTAAAGGCTGAATATGAGCATCAAGTAGCAACTTATGTTCAAAAGGTTTTACCATGACTAGGGATACAGATGAAAACCATCCTGTCCCAAACTCACGTTGTTAGAATTCTCTATCTAATAACACAAAAACATCTAACAGTAAGACTTCACTGGGTTAGATCCAAAGGATCTGCTCTGCTAGTAACAGAGCCTTCCAGGCTGATCGAACACACTTTTGCCATCAAAGCAACACTCCACTGACAAATAAGAAccatctttggatccaacccattgtactTAGAAGCAGTATTCATGAACTACTCTAAGTTTGTAAGCTCAAACCTTCATTTGATCCAAAGAGAATGGCATGAAAACACTAAGCATGTCTGAACATCATTAGGAATTCATTTAGTCAGGAGGAAATGCTATCAGTTTGACTTGCATATGGTCCCAATACTGGTGCAAATAATTTCCCCTCAAAAGCAGGTGGTAATCTGACCGTGAAGCAGTTTATTGCAATGCGAGGGGAGATTTTAGGAGTAATGCATTTACACACTGGCATATCACCTCCCATTTTCTCACTTCCTTATTACCAGAAAATGATGTTATCACCAGAAAGCTTGATGcaaaccccaaaatgtattttGTCAAGTTAAGCTCCTTCACAACACTATCCTCCTAACTTTGCTTCAATGAAATAGTTGCCCTGGACATGAACTAGTGCCAAGGTTGCTTCCAACCCAGGAGGGATTGGAATCAGTCTCATTTTCTTTGAACTCTGAAAAATATACTTCGGAGAATTGGATATTGGGAGGTCTTCCGCAAGCACCGCCAGCAGTTGCTTAGAAAATCTGAACGGAATCACAGCACAGACTTGTTTCTGAAGCCAACAGCCTAATTAGTGGACAGACTGCATCCTGTACAAACGTAGCTTTACCCTAATGAAGGCCATCAATGAAGGACGGCTTCACCTGACTGACAGTTGGTTACATTGCTCAGATGAGTATGCACACTACTGGCACTCCTTGCAGCACACTCTGGTCCTTCCCACTGGGGTGCACACCTTTGCAGCTTGCTCATGTGTTTTCTCCACTGCCAGTCTACCTTGTGGTTGGTGAAGGACCCCTTCACTGGTGGCCTTCAGGAGGACCTGCTCTTTCGCACAACTACTTGCTGACTTAGGGTTATAGCTGGTGGAAAGTGGTTTCAGGTCTCCCCACTGAATGTTTCTTGTTTactggtgttttattttttacacTACACTGTATGTTCTCTGGATGTAGTAGTGTATTTTGTTACAATATTAGTGCAATATACTGTTAATTGACCAATTTTAAGGTGCTTGGAGATTGCCTTGCACTTTAGGAAAAGGCAGGATGTAcacatttttaaatacaattttCAAATAACTATTAATAAGCATAAGTTGTACAGCATATTTTACAATATGACCCTAAATATATCCCCAAATGTTACTAATTATATTAACATTTACAAGTACACACTACCTACAATTCTTCCTTTGACAATAAAAAGCAGCCCAGAGACTATGTCAGTAGCACATCTAGACACGCAATGTTGATTTTGCCAACAACTCAAAACCATGTAAGTCGCTCAATGGTTCAGAAGCTATATGTTGCAGTTTTATATGCCACCTGTGGCATTTCTGAGCACACACCCCAGTTTAGCATCTGTCCTGTGTTTCAGGAAAGCAGGCAAGGTCCTTGCCTGGTGGGGCCTGTTGCTAGcaagtggttcccaccttgaaacagctgccactGTAACAAATAAGTTACAAGCCTTCCTGAGGTGCGGGCCTTACACTGAGGATGGAtgaaaatgtggctcttttggctgATGGTAACTGCAAATGTGGTCCTCCACAAGCCAGAGAGTGAGTACCGCTAGGGTAAGCAGCCAGCACTTACCTTTGGGCCGTGGTCTGCCAGTTTCAGGACGGCTGCGACGTAAGGTGGCAGGCACAATTTCAGGCGGCAGGTGGAGATAATCCCGCAGGTACTGGATGCCTTCATTGGTCAGATACCAGTAGAAATGTCTCCATGCAAACTGCTCCTTGACATAGCCACGAGATTTCAGCGACTAGAGAACAGACTGTAGGTTACTCCATTTGCAGATAACAGCTGAAGCTAGCGTTTATTAACAGCAAGTCTCAGAAGTTGCACTAAACAACAACACAAGAGAAGCTTCAATACTGAGTACCCCTCTACACGTTAATGgcaaatgtttaaaaatgatTATACTGGCACAGAGAAAGAATATGTGGAAAAGAAGGAACAGGGCCGCTTTGAAAAGCGGATACCATGTTGCAGTACACTGCATCATAAAGTCACACATGTTTAGACAAAGTCTTTTCAATGGCAAGAAACTAATACTGGCCTACAGGCTCCTCTACCTGCATTGCTTTCATGACGTGAAGGTTGGGCACATTCTTGTCTGCCAGCTCTGGGTGCTTTGGCATGTGAACATCTTTCTTGGCTACCATCACTCCCTCCTTAAAAAGGAGCTCGTAAATGGCAATGCGGTTCTTCTTAGGCATCAACATCTGCAGAAAATACAAATTAAGATGTCAACAGCGGCTTCCGCAGTCCCAAGTAACAAACCCCCAAGTTGTATCAAGAAAGGCTGTGTCGTTTAATCCAACACATTTGCTTAATGCTCTGCCAAAACACTGAGCAGCATGAAGGCAAAGCTCACAGAAAAATGCTGTGCATCTCTTcaaaaaaatagtaaaagaacGTCACATGCACAAAATTCCTTGTTACCAACTGTCAAGGCAGCCCCTGCTAGTAAATAAGAGAACAGTTTAATGTTGATGGCAGACTTTTATTATAAGGCTGTATAAGAACGCTCATTATGTCCACAGAACTTAAATCCAAAGAAATATGCATTGTCTGAAAATGCTAGTTTACAGTGTTGATGTACTGGTTAGAATAGATTAGGATCTGAccctagattcaaatccccactctatgaTGGAAACACAAtaagtgaccttgtgccagtaaCTCTGTCtgaggctaacctacctcacaaagttgttgttagGAGAATAAGAAGTGGAGCAAATGATTTCTGTAacccccgttggggagaaaaagcAAGATGCAAACAATTAGTATCAGTCAATCACACGACGCAAGCAGCCGGATACTGCTTCCACACAGAAGCTTGAAATTACtactttccctcccttttctttcgcTCTTGGAGAAACACTCCCGGGGCGCACAAAGGAAGGGATAGCGTCAAGAACGAAGTCTGGCCACCAACCATCTATTTGCATTTTCGCTCTACAAACCAAGGCCTGCCTTGGCTTTCCGCCTCCCCACAAGCTGCCCAGTCCCCCACCCGTTTTCCGTTCTCCACCTCTTCTCCGACCAAAACGAGCACAGCAGAGAAGAGGAGCAGAAGGCCTGGATGTAGCCAGAAACGGAGCCCGACCGACTAGAAGCAGGATGGGGACGATAAAGGGAGGATTTAACTGCTAGAGGAAGGCCCTACCGTGGCGGTAGCAGCGGGCTCCAATGTTGAAAAGGAAGGAGCATGCGCAATGCGAGCACTTCCTGCCTCAGAAGGACCTCTACGCTTAGAGGCGACTACGTGAGCGCCTAAAATCTGCAATACCGGCGAGGCGCGCAGCTGCCAAAGAAAAGCGGCTGGCTGGTGGTCCTTTGTACAAACGTCTCCATTGAAGTGTTATTACGAATAGATTTCTTCTGAAGGCTAAATTTAAGGTCatattgatttgtttttaaatgagaaAACGACACTCCGCGTTAAGTGCTATCATGCTTTTTGTGAGGCTTTCTCACTTCGCTATACCCACACCAGTCACTCAGGCCCATTGTGCCCCTTCTCCCTGTACCTGTACTTTAACCCAGTGGAGCAAATAACAGCTCTCCAGGCCATAGCAGGTAGAGAAAATATATGGGGGGAGGGGACG
This Euleptes europaea isolate rEulEur1 chromosome 2, rEulEur1.hap1, whole genome shotgun sequence DNA region includes the following protein-coding sequences:
- the RPS10 gene encoding 40S ribosomal protein S10; this translates as MLMPKKNRIAIYELLFKEGVMVAKKDVHMPKHPELADKNVPNLHVMKAMQSLKSRGYVKEQFAWRHFYWYLTNEGIQYLRDYLHLPPEIVPATLRRSRPETGRPRPKGLEGERPARLTRGEADRDTYRRSAAPLGADKKAEAGAGAATEFQFRGGFGRGRGQPPQ